One Phaseolus vulgaris cultivar G19833 chromosome 4, P. vulgaris v2.0, whole genome shotgun sequence DNA window includes the following coding sequences:
- the LOC137838463 gene encoding uncharacterized protein, translated as MPPITFTDDDFKWVNPSQDDGLVISVDIDNFTIMKTLVDQGSSVNFLYWKTIKAMRIPIEEMTPYDDRVVGFSSERVGTKGYIELYTTFVLNKVSKTLNIRYLVIDANTSYNILLGQSSFNKLGAIVSTPHLELKFLSLSSDILTIYVDQKTERECYAESLRVKPTRQKVVDSHSPRRKMSERGRSP; from the coding sequence ATGCCACCTATCACATTTACAGATGATGACTTCAAATGGGTGAACCCCTCCCAGGATGATGGGTTGGTGATATCGGTCGACATAGACAATTTCACCATCATGAAGACCCTGGTGGATCAGGGAAGCTCGGTCAACTTCCTTTACTGGAAAACCATCAAAGCGATGAGGATCCCAATAGAGGAGATGACGCCCTATGACGACCGTGTGGTCGGCTTCTCGAGTGAGCGTGTAGGTACGAAGGGGTACATCGAGTTGTACACCACCTTCGTCCTCAATAAAGTTAGCAAGACTCTGAATATCAGGTATTTGGTCATTGATGCTAATACATCGTATAATATCCTGCTAGGGCAGTCGTCTTTCAACAAGCTTGGGGCAATAGTCTCCACACCGCACCTAGAATTGAAGTTCCTCTCTCTGTCGAGTGACATCTTGACCATTTATGTGGATCAAAAGACGGAAAGAGAGTGTTATGCAGAGAGCCTGCGAGTTAAGCCCACTCGACAGAAGGTTGTTGATAGTCACTCACCCAGACGCAAGATGTCCGAGCGAGGGAGATCTCCTTGA